Proteins co-encoded in one Anaerobranca gottschalkii DSM 13577 genomic window:
- the fliF gene encoding flagellar basal-body MS-ring/collar protein FliF gives MNLVNGNIAEQLREFWTAKSAKDKTKIIAIIFFTITTLTMSSLLLFTSDLETVFTNLSSQDVAEITMKLRERNIKYKVIDGGTGIQVPKDLADDVRIQMASLQLPRNSGVIGYELLENISRFAPESERQMLYLQALQGEIRRTIELFEEVTRAQVLITLPKDSIYIREREPAKAAVTLFLKPGVRLSPGQISGIKHLVAHSVEGLTYDNVFLTDQNMRPLDGDYSNDYTDINENIRKNMQIKEEFEKNLENSLTSLLKLYYGEVAVKVNAELNFDRLVKETQLFDPLTNGERIIRSMEVLEEYYRNYGEYTPGDGEIPYYPGINDGSSEAERRQEIINYEINQVKEHLVVAPGAVKRLSVAVMLNKELEDEEKEIISDFIAVAAGLDTVNRMDQISVIGKEFTSSDVGVDQPPITIKMPWLTKDVALILGTILGAVVVLGLLLFRNKKNDYEIPPIAATTDVSEEEIEINPKDKTESLKRLAKKNPEGFSKVLRTWLAEE, from the coding sequence ATGAATCTAGTAAATGGGAATATAGCTGAGCAGTTAAGGGAATTTTGGACTGCAAAATCAGCTAAAGATAAAACAAAAATTATAGCAATTATATTTTTTACTATTACCACATTGACCATGTCTTCCCTACTGTTGTTTACTTCTGATTTAGAAACAGTTTTTACCAATTTAAGTAGTCAAGATGTAGCTGAAATAACAATGAAGCTGAGGGAAAGAAACATAAAATATAAAGTTATAGATGGCGGTACAGGAATTCAAGTTCCTAAAGACTTAGCAGATGATGTTCGTATACAAATGGCCAGTCTACAACTGCCAAGGAATTCTGGAGTAATTGGTTATGAATTACTAGAAAATATTAGCCGTTTTGCACCGGAATCTGAAAGACAGATGCTATACTTGCAAGCTTTACAGGGAGAAATCCGCAGAACCATTGAGTTATTTGAAGAAGTTACTAGGGCTCAAGTCTTGATTACTCTCCCTAAAGATTCTATATACATACGGGAACGGGAACCAGCTAAAGCTGCTGTAACCCTATTTCTTAAACCGGGGGTAAGATTAAGTCCAGGTCAAATAAGTGGAATTAAACATTTAGTTGCCCATAGTGTTGAAGGCTTAACTTATGATAACGTTTTCCTAACAGATCAAAATATGCGGCCATTAGATGGTGATTATTCAAATGATTATACTGACATTAATGAAAATATTAGAAAAAATATGCAAATTAAAGAAGAATTTGAAAAGAATTTGGAAAATAGTTTAACTTCTTTGTTGAAATTATACTATGGTGAAGTTGCCGTTAAAGTAAATGCTGAATTGAATTTCGATAGATTGGTAAAGGAAACCCAATTATTTGATCCACTGACTAATGGAGAAAGAATTATAAGAAGTATGGAGGTATTAGAGGAATACTACCGTAATTATGGTGAATATACCCCAGGTGATGGAGAAATTCCCTATTACCCTGGGATCAATGACGGTAGTAGCGAGGCTGAACGTAGACAAGAAATTATAAATTACGAAATAAATCAAGTCAAGGAACATTTAGTGGTAGCTCCCGGTGCAGTGAAACGGCTATCAGTGGCAGTAATGCTTAATAAAGAATTAGAAGATGAAGAAAAGGAAATCATAAGTGATTTTATTGCTGTTGCTGCAGGCCTTGATACAGTAAACAGAATGGATCAAATAAGTGTAATAGGTAAAGAATTTACTTCTTCAGATGTAGGAGTGGATCAACCTCCAATTACTATTAAAATGCCTTGGTTAACTAAAGATGTGGCATTGATTTTAGGTACTATCTTAGGGGCAGTAGTTGTATTAGGACTATTGTTATTCCGAAACAAAAAGAATGATTATGAAATACCTCCTATTGCAGCAACTACAGATGTAAGTGAAGAAGAAATAGAAATTAATCCAAAAGATAAAACAGAATCATTAAAGAGACTAGCGAAAAAGAATCCAGAAGGATTTTCAAAGGTTTTAAGAACTTGGCTAGCGGAGGAATAG
- the fliE gene encoding flagellar hook-basal body complex protein FliE, with the protein MIERIGANLNLSQKQGTANNNKGFGYYLRNALMEVNRLEKEADTLTKKLAAGENVDLHDVMIATEKANIALQLTVQVRNKAVDAYNEIMRMQV; encoded by the coding sequence ATGATTGAAAGAATTGGTGCTAATTTAAATTTGTCCCAAAAGCAAGGGACTGCTAACAATAATAAAGGATTTGGCTATTATCTACGAAATGCTTTAATGGAAGTTAATAGATTAGAAAAGGAAGCAGATACTTTAACTAAAAAATTAGCGGCTGGGGAAAATGTCGATTTACACGATGTTATGATAGCTACGGAAAAAGCAAATATTGCACTACAGTTAACGGTACAGGTGCGGAATAAAGCTGTAGATGCATATAATGAGATAATGCGTATGCAAGTGTAA
- the flgC gene encoding flagellar basal body rod protein FlgC codes for MSLFNTMNISASGLTAQRLRLDIISENIANINTTRTPNGGPYRRKEVVLAARGENTFDSFFRSSLVRVNQQRGVKAVKIVEDPSPFIEVYNPSHPDADENGIVKMPNVEIVQEMVNMISASRAYEANITALNNTKSMALKALEIGR; via the coding sequence ATGTCTCTTTTTAATACTATGAATATAAGTGCTTCAGGGTTAACAGCTCAAAGGTTAAGATTAGATATTATCTCAGAAAATATTGCTAACATCAATACTACCCGAACTCCCAATGGTGGGCCTTATAGAAGGAAAGAGGTAGTATTAGCGGCAAGGGGAGAAAATACCTTTGATAGCTTTTTTAGAAGCAGTTTAGTAAGGGTTAACCAACAAAGGGGAGTTAAAGCAGTAAAAATTGTAGAAGATCCTTCTCCTTTTATAGAAGTATACAATCCCTCTCATCCAGATGCCGATGAAAACGGGATTGTAAAAATGCCCAATGTAGAAATTGTCCAAGAGATGGTAAATATGATTTCCGCAAGTAGGGCTTATGAAGCTAATATAACGGCATTAAATAATACTAAATCTATGGCTTTAAAAGCTTTAGAAATAGGTAGATAG
- the flgB gene encoding flagellar basal body rod protein FlgB, translating to MNGLFSSPIFKVLEKSIEGSTVRHQVLSNNLANIDTPGFKRSDVEFKSLLRQSLSNKGIRGNLTNPRHIPIGRKSLNDIYPKIYRDNSTTMRLDGNNVDIELEGAEMAKNTIYHSAMVQQLIKKFNTLQTVISEGRR from the coding sequence ATGAATGGGTTATTTTCTAGTCCGATTTTTAAAGTTCTAGAAAAATCTATAGAGGGTTCAACTGTTAGACATCAGGTTTTATCTAATAATCTTGCAAATATAGATACTCCTGGTTTTAAAAGAAGTGATGTTGAGTTTAAATCATTACTTAGGCAAAGTTTATCAAATAAAGGGATTAGAGGTAACTTGACAAATCCGAGACATATCCCTATTGGGAGAAAATCCCTTAATGATATTTATCCTAAAATATATAGAGATAATAGTACCACAATGAGATTAGATGGAAATAACGTAGACATTGAACTTGAAGGTGCAGAAATGGCCAAAAACACCATTTATCATTCTGCTATGGTACAACAGTTGATTAAAAAATTTAATACCCTTCAAACTGTTATTAGTGAAGGAAGGAGGTAG
- the codY gene encoding GTP-sensing pleiotropic transcriptional regulator CodY — protein sequence MQELLKKTRKINRLLQRSTAQAVDFNEMAEVLRDIISANVYVASRKGKILGSAIVKEFECEVMKNDVLPTGKFPEEYNEQLLRVTETSPNLKSKNVCVFDGEEKCLFEDNITTIVPIIGNGERLGTLVLARFTEEFTDEDLLLAEYGATVVGMEIIRAKASEVEEEARNKAIVQLAIATLSYSELEAIEHIFEELNGNEGLLVASKVADRVGITRSVIVNALRKFESAGVIESRSLGMKGTYIKIKNEKLLEELRKLRNS from the coding sequence ATGCAAGAATTACTAAAAAAGACTAGAAAAATTAACAGGTTGTTACAAAGGAGTACTGCTCAAGCAGTAGATTTTAATGAAATGGCTGAAGTTTTAAGGGATATTATTTCTGCTAATGTTTATGTGGCTAGTAGAAAGGGTAAAATTTTAGGCTCTGCTATAGTTAAAGAATTTGAATGTGAAGTTATGAAAAACGATGTTTTACCTACAGGAAAATTCCCAGAAGAATATAATGAACAACTTCTTAGAGTTACTGAAACTTCTCCAAATTTAAAATCTAAAAATGTATGTGTTTTTGATGGAGAAGAAAAATGCTTGTTTGAGGATAATATTACAACTATTGTCCCTATTATAGGCAATGGAGAGCGGTTAGGTACCCTTGTATTAGCGAGATTTACAGAGGAATTTACCGATGAAGACCTACTATTAGCTGAGTATGGTGCAACAGTAGTAGGAATGGAAATTATTAGAGCAAAAGCCAGTGAAGTTGAGGAAGAAGCAAGAAATAAAGCTATAGTACAATTAGCCATAGCTACATTATCATATTCTGAATTAGAAGCTATTGAACATATTTTTGAAGAATTAAATGGTAACGAAGGTTTATTAGTTGCAAGTAAAGTAGCAGATAGAGTGGGAATTACTAGATCAGTTATAGTAAATGCCCTAAGGAAATTTGAAAGTGCTGGAGTTATTGAGTCCCGCTCATTAGGTATGAAAGGTACTTATATAAAAATTAAGAATGAAAAGCTTTTAGAAGAATTAAGGAAATTAAGAAATAGTTAA